The proteins below come from a single Vicugna pacos chromosome 13, VicPac4, whole genome shotgun sequence genomic window:
- the EPHA8 gene encoding ephrin type-A receptor 8, with protein MAPARGRLPPALWVVTAAAAAATCVSAARGEVNLLDTSTIHGDWGWLTYPAHGWDSINEVDESFRPIHTYQVCNVMSPNQNNWLRTSWVPRDGARRVYAEIKFTLRDCNSMPGVLGTCKETFNLYYLESDRDLGASTQESQFLKIDTIAADESFTGADLGVRRLKLNTEVRGVGPLSKRGFYLAFQDIGACLAILSLRIYYKKCPTMVRNLAAFSEAVTGADSSSLVEVRGQCVRHSEERDTPKMYCSAEGEWLVPIGKCVCSAGYEERRDACVACELGFYKSAPGDQLCARCPLHSHSAAPAAQTCRCDLSYYRAALDPPSAACTRPPSAPVNLISSVNGTSVTLEWAPPLDRGGRSDITYNAVCRRCPWALGHCETCGSSTRFVPQQTSLVQASLLVANLLAHMNYSFWIEAVNGVSDLSPEPRRAAVVNITTNQAAPSQVVVIRQERAGQTSVSLLWQEPEQPNGIILEYEVKYYEKDKEMQSYSTLKAVTTRATVSGLKPGTRYVFQVRARTSAGCGRFSQAMEVETGKPRPRYDTRTIVWICLTLITGLVVLLLLLICKKRHCGYSKAFQHSDEEKMHYQNGQAPPPVFLPLHHPPGKIPEPQFYAEPHTYEEPGRAGRSFTREIDASRIHIEKIIGSGESGEVCYGRLRVPGQQDVPVAIKALKAGYTERQRQDFLSEASIMGQFDHPNIIRLEGVVTRGRLAMIVTEYMENGSLDAFLRTHDGQFTIMQLVGMLRGVGAGMRYLSDLGYVHRDLAARNVLVDGNLVCKVSDFGLSRVLEDDPDAAYTTTGGKIPIRWTAPEAIAFRTFSSASDVWSFGVVMWEVLAYGERPYWNMTNRDVISSVEEGYRLPAPMGCPHALHQLMLDCWHKDRAQRPRFSQIVSVLDALIRSPESLRATATVNRCPPPAFARSCFDLRGGGGGSGGLTVGDWLDSIRMGRYRDHFAAGGYSSLGMVLRMNAQDVRALGITLMGHQKKILGSIQTMRAQLTSTQGPRRHL; from the exons ATGGCCCCCGCCCGGGGCCGCCTGCCCCCGGCGCTCTGGGTCGtcacggccgcggcggcggcggccaccTGCGTGTCCGCGGCGCGCGGCGAAG TGAATTTGCTGGACACCTCGACCATCCACGGGGACTGGGGCTGGCTCACGTACCCAGCTCATGGG TGGGACTCCATCAACGAGGTGGACGAGTCCTTCAGGCCCATCCACACATACCAGGTGTGCAACGTCATGAGCCCCAACCAGAACAACTGGCTGCGCACCAGCTGGGTGCCCCGCGATGGCGCCCGGCGCGTCTACGCAGAGATCAAGTTCACCCTGCGGGACTGCAACAGCATGCCTGGCGTGCTGGGCACCTGCAAGGAGACCTTCAACCTCTACTACCTGGAGTCGGACCGCGACCTGGGTGCCAGCACACAGGAGAGCCAATTCCTCAAAATCGACACCATTGCAGCCGATGAGAGCTTCACGGGCGCCGACCTGGGCGTGCGGCGCCTCAAGCTCAACACGGAGGTGCGCGGAGTGGGCCCCCTCAGCAAGCGCGGCTTCTACCTGGCCTTCCAGGACATTGGCGCCTGCCTCGCCATCCTGTCTCTCCGCATCTACTACAAGAAGTGCCCCACCATGGTGCGCAACCTGGCCGCCTTCTCGGAGGCAGTGACAGGGGCTGACTCGTCCTCGCTGGTGGAGGTGCGGGGCCAGTGCGTGCGGCACTCTGAGGAGCGGGACACGCCCAAGATGTACTGCAGCGCCGAGGGCGAGTGGCTGGTGCCCATTGGCAAGTGCGTGTGCAGCGCCGGCTACGAGGAGCGGCGGGATGCCTGCGTGG CCTGTGAGCTGGGCTTCTACAAGTCAGCTCCCGGGGACCAGCTCTGCGCCCGCTGCCCTCTGCACAGCCACTCTGCAGCCCCTGCTGCCCAGACCTGCCGTTGTGACCTCAGCTACTACCGCGCAGCCCTGGACCCACCGTCTGCAGCCTGCACCC GGCCACCCTCGGCACCGGTGAATCTGATCTCCAGTGTGAATGGGACATCTGTGACCCTGGAGTGGGCCCCTCCACTGGACCGCGGTGGCCGCAGTGACATCACCTACAATGCTGTGTGCCGCCGCTGCCCCTGGGCCTTGGGTCACTGCGAGACATGCGGGAGCAGCACCCGCTTCGTGCCCCAGCAGACCAGCCTGGTGCAGGCCAGCCTGCTGGTAGCCAACCTGTTGGCCCACATGAACTATTCCTTCTGGATAGAAGCCGTCAATGGCGTGTCTGACCTGAGTCCCGAGCCCCGCCGGGCCGCCGTGGTCAACATCACCACGAACCAGGCAG CCCCATCCCAGGTGGTGGTGATCCGCCAGGAGCGGGCAGGGCAGACCAGTGTCTCGCTGCTGTGGCAGGAGCCGGAGCAGCCCAACGGCATCATCCTGGAGTACGAGGTCAAGTACTACGAGAAG GACAAGGAGATGCAGAGCTACTCCACCCTCAAGGCTGTCACCACCAGGGCCACCGTCTCAGGCCTCAAACCGGGCACCCGCTACGTGTTCCAGGTCCGAGCCCGCACCTCGGCAGGCTGCGGCCGCTTCAGCCAGGCCATGGAGGTGGAGACCGGGAAACCCC GGCCCCGCTACGACACCCGGACCATTGTCTGGATCTGCCTGACACTCATCACTGGCCTGGTGGTGCTTCTGCTCCTGCTCATCTGCAAGAAGAG GCACTGCGGCTACAGCAAGGCCTTCCAGCACTCGGACGAGGAGAAGATGCACTATCAGAACGGCCAGG CACCTCCACCCGTCTTCCTGCCCTTGCACCATCCTCCAGGGAAGATCCCAGAGCCCCAGTTCTACGCAGAACCCCACACCTATGAGGAGCCGGGCCGGGCGGGCCGCAGTTTCACCCGAGAGATCGATGCCTCCAGGATCCACATCGAGAAAATCATCGGCTCTG GAGAGTCTGGGGAAGTCTGCTACGGGCGGCTGCGGGTGCCAGGGCAGCAGGACGTGCCCGTGGCCATCAAGGCCCTCAAAGCCGGCTACACGGAGAGGCAGCGGCAGGACTTCCTGAGTGAGGCGTCCATCATGGGTCAGTTTGACCACCCCAACATCATCCGCCTTGAAGGTGTCGTCACCCGTG GCCGCCTGGCAATGATCGTGACCGAGTACATGGAGAACGGCTCTCTGGACGCCTTCCTGAGG ACTCACGATGGGCAGTTCACCATCATGCAGCTGGTGGGCATGCTCAGAGGAGTGGGCGCCGGCATGCGCTACCTCTCAGACCTGGGCTACGTCCACCGCGACCTGGCCGCCCGCAACGTCCTGGTTGACGGCAACCTGGTCTGCAAGGTGTCTGACTTCGGGCTCTCACGGGTGCTGGAGGACGACCCCGACGCCGCCTACACCACCACG GGAGGGAAGATTCCCATCCGCTGGACCGCCCCCGAAGCCATCGCCTTCCGGACCTTCTCCTCCGCCAGCGACGTGTGGAGTTTCGGAGTGGTCATGTGGGAGGTGCTGGCCTACGGGGAGAGGCCCTACTGGAACATGACCAACCGGGAC gtcaTCAGCTCTGTGGAGGAGGGGTACCGCCTGCCTGCGCCCATGGGCTGCCCCCACGCCCTGCACCAGCTCATGCTTGACTGCTGGCACAAGGACCGGGCCCAGCGGCCTCGCTTCTCCCAGATTGTCAGCGTCCTGGATGCGCTGATCCGTAGCCCTGAGAGTCTCAGGGCCACAGCCACTGTTAACAG GTGCCCACCCCCTGCCTTTGCCCGGAGCTGCTTTGACCTccgtgggggcgggggtggcagCGGGGGCCTCACCGTGGGGGACTGGCTGGACTCCATCCGCATGGGCCGCTACCGGGACCACTTCGCTGCCGGGGGGTACTCCTCGCTGGGCATGGTGCTACGTATGAACGCTCA GGACGTGCGTGCCCTGGGCATCACCCTCATGGGCCACCAGAAGAAAATCCTGGGCAGCATCCAGACCATGAGGGCCCAGCTGACCAGCACCCAGGGACCCCGCCGGCATCTCTGA